In Spirosoma aureum, a single genomic region encodes these proteins:
- a CDS encoding endonuclease/exonuclease/phosphatase family protein — protein sequence MKTILTLFFLLFSVATYAIEVPSAESKQPAKKIKNLKVMTYNIHHCNPPSAGAKIDVAAIARVITAEKPDFVALQEVDVNTERSGKGLNQAKELARLTGMNFFFSKAIDHQGGDYGVAVLSRFPILDSTRFILPIDPAIGGEVRTIAAITVEVAKGKKIIFASTHLDLKEPNRLTQAELIIRNFKENGLPMILGGDFNALPDSKVVSLLDQNFTRSCQTCLPTIPVVNPNRTIDFIMYKPDATFKSISTKVIDEQYASDHLPVLVELSVK from the coding sequence ATGAAAACAATTCTTACCCTATTTTTTCTCCTTTTTTCAGTAGCTACCTACGCCATCGAAGTCCCATCGGCGGAGTCAAAACAACCAGCGAAAAAAATAAAGAATCTGAAAGTGATGACGTATAACATTCATCACTGTAATCCGCCATCGGCCGGAGCTAAAATTGATGTGGCGGCCATCGCCCGCGTCATTACGGCTGAAAAACCTGATTTTGTGGCGCTACAGGAGGTCGATGTAAATACAGAACGTTCCGGAAAAGGATTGAACCAGGCTAAAGAACTGGCTAGGCTGACCGGAATGAATTTCTTTTTTTCGAAAGCCATCGATCACCAGGGGGGCGATTATGGCGTTGCCGTCCTGTCCAGGTTTCCAATCCTTGACTCAACCCGGTTTATTCTACCAATAGATCCAGCAATAGGAGGGGAAGTCAGGACCATAGCGGCCATTACGGTAGAGGTAGCAAAAGGGAAAAAGATCATTTTTGCCAGCACCCATCTGGATTTGAAAGAACCCAACCGACTGACCCAAGCAGAGTTGATTATCAGGAATTTTAAAGAAAATGGGCTTCCAATGATTCTGGGAGGTGATTTTAACGCACTGCCTGATAGTAAAGTAGTTAGCCTTCTCGACCAGAATTTTACCAGAAGCTGTCAGACGTGTTTACCTACCATACCGGTCGTAAATCCGAACCGAACCATCGATTTTATCATGTATAAACCAGATGCTACATTCAAAAGCATATCTACTAAGGTAATTGATGAGCAATATGCATCAGATCATCTGCCTGTACTGGTGGAACTGAGCGTCAAATGA
- a CDS encoding TROVE domain-containing protein codes for MKFNFFTRNATQTLNNEGAKAYALTPEVELYSAVVTTMLNDSHYEKSDQRLARIQELTGKVDPVFVAKLAVYVREQMYLRSAPVVLLGELAKVHNGDALVGQAVGRAVQRPDEITELLAYYQVTNQRAGTKKLNRLSKQMQKGLATAFNKFDEYQFAKYNKDTAVKLRDALFLVHPKAKNEIQQAVFNKIVAGSLNTPYTWETELSALGQVLFASEAEKNAAVRVKWEELIDSGRLGYMATLRNLRNMLEAGISGMHVEKVCSLLADEKAVRNAKQLPFRFLSAYRELKALSFGHVPMLLEALESAVYASVANLRGFGSQTRVVVACDVSGSMQKAVSPKSKVLLYDIGLLMGMLLQAKCKNVLSGMFGNSWKTVTLPSQHVLANVDEFYRREGEVGYATNGYLVLNDLIKRKYNADKVMLFTDTQLWDSTTNNQSVNNTMAAKWAQYKNLFPDARLYLFDLAGYGQVPLRVESNDVYLIAGWSDKVFDVLQALEEGQTTLSAIDEIVL; via the coding sequence ATGAAATTCAACTTTTTTACCCGCAATGCCACACAGACACTCAACAATGAAGGGGCCAAAGCGTATGCCCTGACGCCTGAGGTGGAGTTGTATTCGGCCGTAGTGACGACAATGCTGAACGATTCGCACTATGAAAAATCGGACCAGCGTCTCGCCCGGATTCAGGAATTGACTGGAAAGGTTGACCCGGTATTTGTGGCTAAACTCGCTGTATATGTGCGGGAGCAGATGTACCTGCGTTCGGCCCCCGTTGTGCTGTTGGGCGAATTGGCTAAAGTCCACAACGGCGACGCTCTGGTCGGGCAGGCAGTTGGTCGGGCTGTGCAGCGCCCCGACGAGATAACTGAATTGCTGGCTTATTATCAGGTGACAAATCAGCGAGCAGGAACCAAGAAACTTAACCGTCTCTCCAAGCAGATGCAAAAAGGACTGGCAACGGCATTCAACAAGTTTGATGAATACCAGTTTGCCAAATACAATAAAGATACGGCGGTTAAACTTCGTGATGCGTTGTTTCTGGTTCATCCGAAAGCAAAGAATGAAATCCAGCAAGCCGTATTCAATAAAATTGTTGCCGGTTCACTGAACACACCGTATACCTGGGAAACCGAGTTAAGTGCCTTAGGGCAGGTGTTATTTGCATCTGAGGCTGAAAAAAACGCAGCTGTGCGAGTTAAATGGGAAGAACTGATCGACAGTGGTCGGCTGGGTTATATGGCTACACTGCGAAACCTTCGGAACATGCTCGAAGCCGGAATCAGCGGAATGCATGTCGAAAAGGTATGTTCATTACTGGCTGACGAAAAAGCCGTCCGCAACGCGAAGCAATTGCCATTTCGTTTCCTGTCGGCTTACCGTGAACTGAAAGCCCTGTCATTTGGACATGTACCAATGCTCCTTGAAGCGCTCGAATCCGCTGTTTATGCAAGTGTGGCTAACCTGCGTGGTTTCGGATCGCAAACGCGTGTTGTCGTTGCCTGCGATGTGTCGGGCTCGATGCAGAAAGCTGTTTCGCCCAAGAGCAAAGTGCTGTTGTATGACATTGGGCTGCTGATGGGAATGCTCCTACAGGCTAAATGTAAGAACGTGCTGAGCGGAATGTTCGGTAACAGCTGGAAAACAGTCACTCTGCCCTCACAGCATGTTCTGGCCAACGTCGATGAATTTTATCGACGGGAGGGAGAGGTTGGCTATGCAACCAACGGGTATCTGGTTCTCAATGATCTGATCAAGCGGAAATACAATGCCGACAAGGTCATGCTTTTTACGGATACGCAGTTGTGGGATAGCACTACCAATAATCAATCTGTGAACAACACGATGGCGGCAAAATGGGCCCAGTATAAAAATCTGTTTCCCGATGCCCGATTGTATTTGTTCGATCTGGCGGGATATGGTCAGGTGCCATTACGGGTAGAATCAAACGATGTCTATCTGATTGCTGGCTGGTCGGATAAGGTATTCGATGTATTACAGGCACTCGAAGAGGGCCAAACAACGCTAAGTGCAATTGACGAAATTGTGCTTTGA